From Chryseobacterium gallinarum, one genomic window encodes:
- a CDS encoding fibrobacter succinogenes major paralogous domain-containing protein: MKKKFLLPIYICISSFSIAQVGINQPNPHLSADLELGSTNKSLLLNRVPNTGVINNPVNGMLIYDVSEQCVKAFQGGAWSQCFWKENPAFALNCGAATFAPNPATQGQSYTGTLTIPYTGGDGSAYAAQTFQANGLTATLAAGTFAVGNGTLQLSVTGFPIASGSATFNVTVNGSSCPALTLPVNPGTPIIPTNITLEGRYFIASVYDQDYSPFTTPTGPATTARPVAADGIPETLVDLQGVIPTSGLTVHIPATATGSGTIGAWSQTINIDPNLTEDGISRNITLSWNSQSYNATTKSITATLKSEVGTLNARKLDVNAGIGNDYLGVLLGKFLLPNSGVQKGYEVRIIAAIPDRMFNEPDVQGNFNHNFLYLPIQAEDNNVWLNHNLGADYTNVNGPNFNLGQKATSSSDYRAYGSLFQWGRRPDAHELINWTGPNSGTPVNGTTGVKSDVPPNPLFIAVGGDWRVNPNSNLWDNSTSTNNPCPVGFKVPTRDQLTNYLNMNVLNGASGASASKLGLTVPGIRDAGQGTLSSVYTGQQGFYWSSTTDAVANPAAYVLQIPTFGTANTTSGSSKSQGNSVRCIKE; the protein is encoded by the coding sequence ATGAAAAAAAAGTTCTTATTACCTATTTACATTTGTATTAGCTCTTTTTCCATTGCGCAGGTTGGGATTAATCAACCTAATCCTCATTTAAGTGCTGACCTTGAACTGGGGTCTACCAATAAGAGTTTATTACTGAACAGAGTTCCTAATACAGGAGTGATTAATAATCCGGTAAACGGAATGTTGATCTATGATGTATCAGAACAATGTGTAAAGGCCTTTCAGGGAGGAGCCTGGTCACAATGTTTCTGGAAAGAAAATCCTGCTTTTGCTTTAAATTGCGGAGCTGCTACATTTGCTCCTAATCCTGCAACACAGGGACAATCTTATACAGGAACGTTGACGATTCCTTACACAGGTGGTGACGGAAGCGCTTATGCTGCGCAAACCTTCCAGGCTAATGGTTTAACTGCCACATTGGCAGCAGGTACTTTTGCAGTAGGAAATGGAACGTTACAATTATCTGTTACTGGTTTTCCTATTGCTTCAGGAAGTGCGACATTCAATGTTACCGTGAATGGAAGTTCATGTCCGGCTCTTACTCTTCCGGTAAATCCGGGAACGCCTATAATCCCGACAAACATAACGTTAGAAGGCAGATATTTTATAGCTTCTGTGTATGATCAGGATTATTCACCATTTACTACCCCTACAGGCCCTGCTACTACTGCCAGACCTGTGGCTGCTGACGGAATTCCTGAAACACTGGTTGACCTGCAGGGAGTAATTCCTACTTCCGGTCTTACTGTTCATATTCCTGCAACGGCTACAGGAAGCGGAACAATTGGAGCCTGGAGCCAGACCATTAATATAGATCCTAATCTTACTGAAGATGGTATTTCAAGAAATATTACTCTTTCATGGAATTCCCAGTCGTATAATGCTACCACGAAGTCAATTACTGCTACTCTGAAATCTGAAGTCGGAACATTAAATGCCCGTAAGCTGGATGTAAATGCTGGAATCGGAAATGATTACCTTGGAGTATTACTAGGAAAATTCTTACTTCCTAATTCAGGAGTTCAAAAAGGATATGAAGTTCGTATCATCGCTGCTATTCCGGATAGAATGTTTAATGAGCCTGATGTTCAGGGGAATTTTAATCATAATTTCCTTTATCTTCCAATACAGGCTGAAGATAATAATGTATGGCTAAACCATAACTTAGGAGCAGATTATACCAATGTGAACGGACCCAACTTTAATCTTGGGCAAAAAGCGACATCTTCATCAGATTACCGTGCCTATGGATCATTATTCCAGTGGGGAAGAAGACCTGACGCCCATGAACTGATTAACTGGACAGGGCCAAACAGCGGAACTCCTGTTAATGGTACTACCGGAGTAAAAAGTGATGTACCTCCTAATCCATTATTTATTGCTGTAGGTGGAGACTGGAGAGTGAATCCTAACTCGAATTTATGGGATAATTCAACATCTACCAATAATCCGTGCCCTGTAGGATTTAAAGTTCCAACCAGAGATCAGTTGACAAACTACCTGAACATGAATGTATTAAATGGAGCTTCCGGAGCTTCTGCAAGTAAATTGGGCTTAACAGTTCCGGGAATACGGGATGCAGGACAAGGAACATTATCATCTGTATATACAGGACAACAAGGATTTTATTGGAGCAGCACTACT
- a CDS encoding MarR family winged helix-turn-helix transcriptional regulator, whose translation MNKDRLKQFREASRQYSDASIFMHEAIARKAGLSNADHKYLGLILQYDTITAGEIAKLTGLTTGAVTGLIDRLEKKELLKRQFIREDRRKVIIIPDRENSMKLLGPIFDELQQKTIQLISTFSEAETDIIERYFKGATAIMKETADQLNNT comes from the coding sequence ATGAATAAAGACAGGCTGAAACAATTCCGGGAAGCCAGCAGACAATATTCGGATGCTTCCATTTTTATGCATGAAGCTATTGCCAGGAAGGCAGGCTTATCCAATGCGGACCATAAATATTTAGGGCTGATTCTGCAATATGACACTATAACTGCAGGGGAGATCGCAAAACTGACAGGACTTACAACCGGTGCGGTAACCGGCCTGATAGATCGTCTGGAAAAAAAGGAATTACTGAAAAGGCAATTTATCCGGGAAGACAGAAGAAAAGTCATCATCATTCCTGATAGGGAAAACAGCATGAAATTACTGGGTCCGATTTTCGATGAACTGCAACAGAAAACCATTCAGCTTATTTCGACCTTTTCAGAAGCGGAAACAGACATTATCGAGCGGTATTTCAAAGGAGCAACAGCCATCATGAAAGAAACAGCCGATCAATTAAACAATACATAA